A genomic segment from Halobellus litoreus encodes:
- a CDS encoding helix-turn-helix domain-containing protein, whose protein sequence is MPDSMSEQLKQDMECEGLLECFHGLKQLDKQCFQVLVRAGEPLTVDEVAEIVDRERSTAYRSIQRLLQSGFIQKEQVNYEQGGYYHVYSPTDPEKISDSMQRMLNDWYAKMGQLIQEFEDKYERPEAEMTVEG, encoded by the coding sequence ATGCCAGATTCGATGTCCGAACAACTGAAGCAGGATATGGAGTGTGAGGGACTCTTGGAGTGTTTCCACGGTCTCAAACAGCTCGACAAGCAGTGTTTCCAGGTACTGGTGCGGGCCGGAGAGCCGCTGACCGTCGACGAGGTCGCCGAAATCGTCGATCGGGAGCGATCGACGGCGTACCGCTCGATCCAGCGACTGCTGCAGTCGGGATTCATCCAGAAGGAACAGGTCAACTACGAGCAGGGCGGCTACTACCACGTCTACTCGCCGACGGATCCGGAAAAGATATCCGATAGTATGCAGCGGATGCTCAACGATTGGTACGCGAAGATGGGCCAGTTGATCCAGGAGTTCGAGGACAAGTACGAGCGTCCGGAAGCCGAGATGACCGTCGAAGGGTAG
- a CDS encoding beta-CASP ribonuclease aCPSF1, translated as MSTNDTTDPLEAVRTKLESEIPDDLVVSRVAYEGPELVIYTETPREFAERDGLIRRLASTLRKRITVRPASGTQLNPAEAKPKILDLIPEEAGITNLQFYPATGEVLIEAEKPGLVIGRRASTLREITQEVGWTPDVLRTPPMESSTVDNVRNFLMQERDDRRDFLERVGQRIHREPMQETDWVRVTTLGCCREVGRASFVLSTPETRVLIDCGDKPGAEGEVPYLQVPEANPIADLDAVVLTHAHLDHSALLPLLFKYGYDGPVYTTEPTRDLMGLLQLDYLDVAAKEGRTPPYESEMVREELKHTITLDYGDVTDIAPDIKLTFHNAGHILGSAVAHFHIGDGFHNVVFSGDIHYDDTRLFNGASNDFPRVESLVMESTYGRRDDYQTDQADSERKLVELIQETYDRDGKVVIPAFAVGRSQELMLVLEEAMREGRLPTMPIYLDGMIREATAIHTAYPEFLRDGLRDRILHEDENPFLADQFQQVDGGQEMREEVAGGDPCIVLSTSGMVTGGPIMSWLELLGGDEENQLIFVGYQAQGTLGRRIQSGRREIPFSDRGGRSEQLTLRFDVESVSGFSGHADRNGLENFVGTMNPRPEEIICVHGDEASTDQLSSGLYQKYDVRTYAPRNLETFRFD; from the coding sequence ATGAGCACTAACGACACGACGGATCCGCTCGAAGCGGTCAGAACGAAACTCGAAAGCGAGATCCCCGACGACCTCGTCGTCTCACGCGTCGCCTACGAAGGTCCCGAACTGGTCATTTACACCGAGACGCCGCGGGAGTTCGCCGAACGCGACGGCCTGATCCGCCGTCTCGCCAGCACGCTCCGCAAGCGGATCACGGTCCGTCCGGCATCGGGAACGCAACTGAACCCCGCGGAAGCGAAGCCGAAGATCCTCGATCTCATCCCCGAGGAGGCCGGAATCACGAACCTCCAGTTCTATCCGGCGACCGGCGAGGTCCTCATCGAAGCCGAGAAGCCGGGACTCGTCATCGGCCGCCGCGCGAGCACGCTCCGGGAGATCACCCAGGAGGTCGGCTGGACGCCGGACGTCCTCCGGACGCCGCCGATGGAGTCCTCGACCGTGGACAACGTGCGGAACTTCCTGATGCAGGAACGGGACGACCGCCGGGACTTCCTCGAACGCGTCGGCCAGCGGATCCACCGCGAACCGATGCAAGAGACCGACTGGGTGCGCGTCACCACGCTGGGCTGCTGTCGCGAGGTCGGACGCGCGAGTTTCGTCCTCAGTACTCCCGAGACGCGCGTTCTCATCGACTGCGGTGACAAACCCGGCGCGGAGGGCGAGGTCCCGTACCTCCAGGTCCCCGAGGCGAACCCGATCGCGGATCTGGACGCCGTCGTGCTGACGCACGCACACCTCGACCACAGCGCGCTCCTGCCGCTTCTGTTCAAGTACGGCTACGACGGGCCCGTGTACACGACCGAGCCGACCCGGGACCTGATGGGCCTGCTCCAACTCGACTACCTCGACGTCGCCGCCAAGGAGGGCCGGACGCCGCCGTACGAGTCCGAGATGGTCCGCGAGGAACTCAAGCACACGATCACGCTCGATTACGGGGACGTCACCGACATCGCTCCGGACATCAAACTCACCTTCCACAACGCCGGGCACATCCTCGGCAGCGCGGTCGCGCACTTCCACATCGGCGACGGCTTCCACAACGTCGTCTTCTCCGGCGACATCCACTACGACGACACCCGGCTGTTCAACGGCGCGTCGAACGACTTCCCGCGCGTCGAATCGCTCGTGATGGAGTCGACGTACGGTCGCCGCGACGACTACCAGACCGATCAGGCCGACTCGGAGCGAAAGCTCGTCGAACTCATCCAGGAGACCTACGACCGCGACGGAAAGGTCGTCATTCCGGCCTTCGCCGTCGGTCGGTCCCAGGAGTTGATGCTCGTTCTCGAAGAGGCGATGCGGGAGGGACGACTCCCCACGATGCCGATCTACCTCGACGGGATGATCCGCGAGGCGACGGCGATACACACGGCGTACCCCGAGTTCCTCCGCGACGGGCTCAGAGACCGCATCCTTCACGAGGACGAGAACCCGTTCCTCGCCGACCAGTTCCAGCAGGTCGACGGCGGCCAGGAGATGCGCGAGGAGGTCGCCGGCGGCGACCCGTGCATCGTTCTCTCGACGTCCGGAATGGTCACCGGCGGCCCGATTATGTCGTGGCTCGAACTGCTCGGCGGCGACGAGGAGAATCAACTCATCTTCGTCGGGTACCAGGCACAGGGCACGCTGGGTCGACGGATCCAGAGCGGCCGACGGGAGATTCCGTTCAGCGACCGCGGTGGTCGTTCAGAACAGCTGACGCTCCGCTTCGACGTCGAGTCCGTGAGTGGCTTCTCGGGTCACGCCGACCGCAACGGCCTCGAGAACTTCGTCGGGACGATGAATCCGCGCCCCGAGGAGATCATCTGCGTCCACGGCGACGAGGCCTCGACGGATCAGCTCTCATCCGGTCTGTACCAGAAGTACGACGTTCGGACGTACGCACCCCGAAACCTCGAAACCTTCCGGTTCGACTGA
- a CDS encoding phosphopentomutase/phosphoglucosamine mutase: MFGTSGIRGPVGEVVTARFALDLGRALGADTETVIVGRDARVTGEVLADAVSAGLREFGVDVVRIGVVSTPTLARSVQWLSADAGVGITASHNPAPDNGIKLWNPSGQAFTPAQTDEIERRLSTLGVEPGFSAGDTDAESSTADPDPKLSADIEPASWDQFGNERVDDQISSRHVDRLVEVFSRSRASEGDRTDEHSAVKSSNDASSNPLSGLSVVVDLGNGTGRVTVDALHELGATVHTLDAQRDGRFPARKSEPNADTLTALRAAAPALDADFGIAHDGDADRMVAVTGGGNFVPGDLLLALFARDAVESEFSRDTDESNEPSGRSLSPSVAVPVDTSLVVADTVATSGGSVTYTPVGDVHVADVASQDGFVFGGEPSGAWIWPEQTLAPDGHYAALHLATLVAANGSLEELLDTVSDSEYVTRRANVETDNKAEAMSAIERVLRERYDDIDTIDGLRVDTGDGWFLVRPSGTEPLVRVTAEARDEQRADDILNSALDVVRNESNS, from the coding sequence ATGTTTGGGACGAGCGGAATTCGGGGGCCGGTCGGTGAGGTCGTCACTGCCCGGTTTGCTCTCGACCTCGGACGGGCGCTCGGTGCGGACACCGAGACGGTGATCGTCGGCCGGGATGCTCGGGTCACTGGTGAAGTCCTGGCCGATGCCGTCTCCGCCGGCCTGCGCGAGTTTGGGGTCGACGTCGTCAGAATCGGGGTCGTCTCGACGCCCACGCTCGCCAGGAGCGTCCAGTGGCTCAGTGCCGATGCTGGCGTCGGCATCACCGCCTCACACAATCCCGCTCCCGACAACGGAATCAAACTCTGGAACCCGTCGGGGCAGGCGTTCACCCCGGCACAGACCGACGAGATCGAACGCCGTCTTTCGACCCTCGGTGTCGAGCCCGGATTCTCCGCTGGAGACACTGACGCGGAATCGTCGACGGCCGATCCCGACCCAAAACTGTCGGCGGACATCGAACCCGCATCCTGGGACCAGTTCGGGAACGAGCGTGTCGACGACCAGATCTCCTCGCGACACGTCGACCGCCTCGTCGAGGTTTTTTCGAGATCACGGGCGTCCGAGGGCGATCGCACCGACGAACACTCGGCTGTGAAATCCTCGAATGACGCCTCGTCGAACCCCTTGAGCGGGCTCTCGGTCGTCGTCGACTTGGGAAACGGTACCGGTCGCGTTACCGTCGACGCTCTTCACGAACTCGGTGCGACGGTACACACGCTCGACGCCCAGCGTGACGGACGATTCCCGGCGCGAAAGAGCGAGCCGAACGCGGACACGCTCACTGCCCTTCGAGCTGCGGCCCCGGCGCTGGATGCGGACTTCGGCATCGCTCACGACGGCGACGCCGATCGGATGGTCGCAGTCACCGGCGGCGGGAACTTCGTTCCCGGAGACCTGCTTCTCGCCTTGTTCGCTCGCGACGCCGTGGAGTCGGAGTTCTCACGCGATACAGACGAGTCGAACGAGCCTTCCGGACGTTCTCTCTCCCCGAGCGTCGCCGTTCCGGTGGACACGAGCCTCGTCGTAGCCGACACGGTTGCCACGTCCGGTGGATCGGTGACGTACACGCCCGTCGGGGACGTCCACGTCGCGGACGTGGCATCACAGGATGGGTTCGTATTCGGGGGCGAACCGTCGGGGGCGTGGATCTGGCCCGAACAGACGCTCGCCCCAGACGGTCACTACGCGGCGCTTCACCTCGCGACGCTGGTCGCGGCGAACGGCTCGCTCGAAGAACTCCTCGATACTGTCTCGGATTCGGAGTACGTGACGCGCCGAGCGAACGTCGAGACCGACAACAAAGCCGAGGCGATGAGCGCCATCGAACGCGTCCTTCGCGAGCGCTACGACGACATCGATACGATCGACGGGCTTCGAGTCGATACCGGCGACGGGTGGTTCCTCGTCAGACCCAGCGGGACCGAACCGCTCGTCCGGGTGACTGCCGAAGCCCGGGACGAGCAGCGGGCCGACGACATACTGAACTCCGCACTCGACGTCGTGAGGAACGAATCGAACTCCTGA
- a CDS encoding orc1/cdc6 family replication initiation protein, producing MVLFERDNEIYRDRDALREDYQPEELVGRDEELRTYQAALQPVINGEQPNNIFLYGKTGVGKTAATKYLLAHLREDAAQYDDIDLTVIFLNCDGLTSSYQIATRLVNDLRSEANQISTTGYPLASVYEMLWEDLDACGGTVLVVLDEIDHVNDDSILYQLPRARANDDLEEAKIGLIGISNDFSFRDDLSPKVKSSLCEQEIHFPAYNAENLRAILEQRGEVAFHDDVLSDEVIPLCAAYGAKDAGDARQSIDLLMKAGDLARDEETDVVTEEHVRRGRRALERGRIKEGINGLTEHGHLVLYALLTLDLEGEAPVRSRDVRPRYTRFAELANRDPLVPRRMRDHLSELAMLGIVSVTERNEGRRGGTYREYALDMDVELILSAMAETVELVGVHDSIAPYVDAGADEEAPTLQDFSNV from the coding sequence ATGGTCCTCTTCGAACGGGACAACGAGATCTATCGTGATCGCGACGCCCTCCGAGAGGACTACCAGCCCGAAGAGCTCGTCGGCCGAGACGAGGAACTCCGGACGTATCAGGCGGCCCTTCAGCCCGTGATCAACGGCGAACAACCGAACAATATCTTCTTGTACGGTAAGACGGGCGTCGGAAAGACGGCCGCAACGAAATACCTCCTCGCCCACCTTCGAGAGGACGCTGCGCAGTACGACGATATCGATCTCACCGTCATCTTCCTGAACTGTGATGGATTGACGAGTTCGTATCAAATCGCAACCCGCCTCGTCAACGACCTCCGCTCGGAGGCCAACCAGATCTCGACGACGGGATATCCGCTGGCTTCCGTCTACGAAATGCTGTGGGAGGACCTCGACGCCTGTGGTGGTACCGTACTCGTCGTTCTCGACGAAATCGACCACGTGAACGACGATAGCATCCTCTATCAACTTCCACGAGCGCGCGCTAACGACGACCTCGAAGAAGCGAAGATCGGTCTCATCGGTATCTCCAACGACTTCTCCTTCCGGGACGACCTCTCGCCCAAGGTGAAAAGCTCCCTCTGTGAACAGGAAATCCACTTCCCCGCCTACAACGCCGAGAACCTCCGTGCGATCCTCGAACAGCGCGGCGAGGTCGCGTTTCACGACGACGTCCTCAGCGACGAGGTGATCCCGCTCTGCGCCGCCTACGGCGCGAAAGACGCAGGCGATGCCAGACAGTCGATCGACCTGTTGATGAAGGCCGGCGACCTCGCTCGCGACGAAGAGACGGACGTCGTGACCGAGGAACACGTCCGGCGCGGTCGACGCGCCTTGGAGCGAGGCCGTATCAAGGAAGGCATCAACGGACTCACCGAACACGGCCACCTCGTGCTGTACGCGCTGTTGACACTCGATCTCGAAGGTGAAGCCCCTGTCCGCTCTCGCGACGTCCGACCGCGCTATACGCGGTTCGCGGAACTCGCGAACCGGGATCCACTCGTCCCGCGGCGGATGCGCGATCATCTGAGCGAACTGGCGATGCTCGGGATCGTCTCCGTCACCGAACGGAACGAGGGACGCCGTGGGGGGACGTACCGCGAATACGCGCTCGATATGGACGTCGAACTCATCCTCTCGGCGATGGCCGAGACGGTCGAACTCGTCGGTGTTCACGATTCTATCGCACCCTACGTGGACGCCGGGGCCGACGAGGAGGCCCCCACCCTTCAGGATTTTTCAAACGTGTGA
- a CDS encoding VOC family protein: MSEYTAHHVGVTVSDLDRAVSFYRDTLGLELLSRFEVGGEAFATGVAVPGARAEFAHLDAGTVRLELVSYDSTGESATETGSEPRIDVSETSHIGLTVDDVHARYRELPADAETLSEPQTTESGTTIFFIRDPEQNLVEILSP, encoded by the coding sequence ATGTCCGAATACACCGCTCATCACGTCGGGGTGACCGTCTCAGACCTGGACCGAGCCGTGTCGTTTTACCGCGACACGCTCGGCCTCGAACTCCTCTCCCGATTCGAGGTCGGCGGAGAAGCGTTTGCGACAGGGGTAGCCGTCCCGGGGGCGCGTGCCGAATTCGCCCACCTCGACGCTGGAACGGTACGACTCGAATTGGTCTCGTACGACTCGACCGGCGAATCTGCCACCGAAACCGGGTCGGAACCACGCATCGACGTGTCGGAGACCAGCCATATCGGTCTGACCGTCGACGACGTCCACGCTCGGTACAGAGAACTCCCTGCGGACGCCGAAACGCTGAGCGAACCGCAGACGACCGAGAGCGGGACGACCATCTTCTTCATCCGAGATCCGGAACAAAACTTGGTCGAGATTCTGTCACCCTGA
- a CDS encoding anthranilate synthase component I family protein, producing the protein MSEITVITERDEFVETADSAPDGARVPIEVRTVVPDPFDAYRRVRSPDGHGIYLETTGGQSGWGYFAVDPIEHVTVPNSKASTVSSDDESQRDSDTDTPTIEAIDSLLGREHLVRGECDVPYPCGAFGWLSYDVARELESLPDTTDNDGLPQLQLGVFDAVVAWQEPRDETDEIRTREGESDRVERNDGVELRITVCPTVDDSPGDAYQEALDRATSLAESAVSDPMYDPSPAVDADRATFESECGEAEFADRVRTIKQYIRDGDTFQTNVSHRLVAPAAVSPVRAFDAVRRVNPAPYSGLLEFPGIDLVSASPELLLEVDGDRLLTEPIAGTRPRGSTQEADAELESDLLADEKERAEHAMLVDLERNDLGKVSEYGSVEVSEYRRVDRYSEVMHLVSLVEGIRREGTTVADAVAAVFPGGTITGAPKPRTMEIIEEVEQTRRGPYTGSIGVFGFDERATLNIVIRTLVRRGEQYRLRVGAGIVHDSVPADEYQETLDKARALINAVDEALGEQASFAVENVADVDAEDVPGVDAEDAPGEPQPLEAEEER; encoded by the coding sequence ATGAGCGAAATCACGGTTATTACCGAACGAGACGAGTTCGTCGAGACCGCGGATTCGGCCCCGGACGGGGCACGGGTCCCTATCGAAGTTCGCACCGTCGTTCCGGACCCGTTCGACGCGTACCGCAGGGTTCGGAGTCCAGACGGCCACGGGATCTATCTCGAAACCACCGGCGGGCAGTCCGGGTGGGGATACTTCGCGGTCGATCCGATCGAACACGTAACGGTGCCGAACTCGAAGGCATCGACCGTATCCAGCGATGACGAGTCCCAACGGGATTCTGACACCGATACCCCAACGATCGAGGCGATCGATTCACTCCTCGGCCGCGAACACCTCGTCCGTGGCGAGTGCGACGTCCCGTACCCGTGCGGTGCATTCGGGTGGCTTTCGTACGACGTGGCCCGCGAACTCGAATCGCTCCCTGATACGACCGACAACGACGGCCTCCCGCAACTCCAACTCGGCGTGTTCGATGCCGTGGTCGCGTGGCAGGAGCCACGCGACGAAACGGACGAGATCCGTACGCGAGAGGGGGAGAGTGATCGTGTAGAGAGGAATGATGGGGTCGAGCTCCGCATTACAGTGTGTCCCACTGTCGACGATTCACCTGGAGACGCGTACCAGGAGGCACTCGACAGGGCAACGTCGCTAGCCGAGTCCGCCGTCTCCGACCCGATGTACGATCCCTCCCCGGCGGTCGACGCGGACCGCGCCACCTTCGAGAGCGAGTGCGGCGAAGCCGAGTTCGCGGACCGCGTTCGAACGATCAAACAGTACATTCGTGACGGCGATACCTTTCAGACGAACGTCTCCCATCGGCTCGTCGCGCCGGCCGCGGTCTCTCCGGTCCGGGCCTTCGACGCCGTGCGACGCGTCAATCCCGCACCGTACTCCGGCTTACTGGAGTTCCCCGGTATCGACCTGGTGAGCGCGAGCCCGGAACTGCTCCTGGAAGTCGACGGTGACCGGCTGCTCACCGAACCCATCGCGGGGACCCGCCCGCGCGGATCGACCCAAGAGGCGGACGCGGAACTGGAGTCCGACCTACTCGCAGACGAGAAAGAACGCGCCGAACACGCGATGCTGGTCGACCTGGAACGCAACGACCTCGGGAAGGTCAGCGAATACGGATCGGTCGAGGTCTCGGAATACCGGCGGGTCGACCGATACTCGGAGGTGATGCATCTGGTCTCGCTCGTGGAGGGGATTCGACGCGAGGGGACGACCGTCGCCGACGCCGTCGCCGCGGTCTTCCCCGGTGGAACGATCACCGGGGCCCCGAAACCGCGGACGATGGAGATCATAGAAGAGGTGGAACAGACCCGACGCGGTCCCTACACGGGCAGTATCGGCGTCTTCGGGTTCGACGAGCGCGCCACGCTCAATATCGTCATCCGGACCCTCGTTCGACGCGGCGAGCAGTACCGGCTTCGCGTCGGCGCGGGTATCGTTCACGACTCCGTTCCCGCCGACGAGTACCAGGAGACGCTCGACAAGGCGCGGGCTCTCATCAACGCCGTCGACGAGGCGCTCGGCGAACAGGCCTCCTTCGCGGTCGAAAACGTGGCGGACGTAGACGCCGAGGACGTACCGGGCGTAGACGCCGAAGACGCACCGGGTGAACCGCAACCCCTGGAAGCGGAGGAAGAGCGTTGA
- a CDS encoding anthranilate synthase component II — protein sequence MILIVDNYDSFAYNLVQYVGEFEEVVVRRNDAIDVAGIRDLAPDGVVVSPGPGTPQDAGISMDVFADTDIPALGVCLGHQALCAAHGAPVGHAPDVVHGKPSLVRHVGSPLYEGVENPFEVGRYHSLAVEREHVPDVLVETAVTDDEQGIVMGVEHAEKPHYGVQFHPESILTDAGKQIVENFCRSIADPEVPAGDR from the coding sequence TTGATCCTCATCGTCGACAACTACGACTCGTTCGCGTACAACCTCGTCCAGTACGTCGGGGAGTTCGAAGAGGTGGTCGTCCGGCGGAACGACGCCATCGACGTGGCGGGCATTCGCGACCTCGCCCCCGACGGCGTCGTCGTCTCGCCCGGTCCGGGAACGCCGCAGGATGCCGGCATCTCGATGGACGTCTTCGCGGACACCGACATCCCGGCGCTCGGCGTCTGTCTCGGACACCAGGCGCTCTGTGCCGCCCACGGCGCGCCGGTCGGACACGCGCCCGACGTCGTCCACGGCAAGCCCTCGCTCGTCCGTCACGTTGGCAGTCCCCTGTACGAGGGCGTCGAGAACCCCTTCGAGGTGGGGCGGTATCACTCGCTGGCGGTCGAACGCGAACACGTCCCGGACGTGCTCGTCGAGACGGCCGTGACCGACGACGAACAGGGTATCGTAATGGGCGTCGAGCACGCGGAAAAACCACACTACGGCGTCCAGTTTCACCCCGAAAGCATCCTGACCGACGCCGGCAAACAGATCGTCGAGAACTTCTGTCGGTCGATCGCCGATCCGGAAGTACCCGCGGGCGACAGATAA
- a CDS encoding BCCT family transporter: protein MSGSDESDHGRILANALLLSFVGSGTVVLIGFFFPSFVGDALGGRAWLGLSLLFFGSGLGYLAALPYEGVESAETYAASLLRVRRGSLRTLLSTVVSRQNPITLGLPILVFTLYFGLHVLFPASTTSVVDGLTDSVLRGMGPVLLGTVLLSVVYCAVLLLSSWGDVKLGGDDVEPTYTYPTYFSLVFTAGIAAGIVFWGPAEALFHYRQPPPYFDVPAQSEAAIGAALVYALFHWGLSAWSAYAVLGIPIAYFVFERGAPLRISSILTPFFGVDGLDSLWSRLVDTLAVFATIGGIATSIALVSQQFLTGVEFQWGVPPGNMGPVLFVGGLATVFVLSAVSGLHRGIRRIAGLNVVLFGLFGALLLAVGPRGFIVDRGGEAVGSYLFHFIPMSLYASGSWVTEWTVWNWAWWFSWAPFAGLFLAALSRGRRLRTVVLTSVGATSAATGAWFLVFGGTSLSFQRSGTVDILAAIEARGGSEAVAGFPLLSALPLGDLLLFLFLALIVVFIVTSADTSTLIAAILASRRGVAPSRSTIALWGGVQATVALAVILVGGGETLQALAVLTGAPFSVLAILAMVGLSLALYREERGAGHTSLVRLALDKLPDIQTHHDIDPPDREK from the coding sequence ATGAGTGGGAGCGACGAATCCGATCACGGACGGATACTCGCGAACGCGCTCCTCCTGTCGTTCGTCGGTTCGGGGACCGTGGTCCTCATCGGGTTCTTCTTCCCGTCGTTCGTCGGCGACGCCCTCGGCGGACGGGCTTGGCTCGGCCTCTCGCTGTTGTTTTTCGGGTCCGGCCTCGGTTACCTCGCGGCCCTCCCGTACGAGGGCGTCGAATCGGCGGAGACGTACGCGGCGTCGCTGCTCCGCGTCCGCCGCGGATCGTTACGGACGCTCCTGTCGACCGTCGTTTCGCGTCAGAATCCGATCACGCTCGGCCTTCCGATCCTCGTCTTCACCCTCTATTTCGGACTGCACGTTCTGTTCCCCGCGAGTACGACGAGTGTGGTCGATGGACTCACCGACAGCGTGCTTCGGGGGATGGGTCCGGTACTACTCGGGACGGTGTTGCTGTCGGTCGTCTACTGCGCCGTGCTCCTGTTGAGTTCCTGGGGAGACGTCAAGCTCGGCGGCGACGACGTCGAACCCACCTACACGTACCCGACGTACTTCTCGCTCGTGTTCACCGCCGGCATCGCCGCCGGCATCGTGTTCTGGGGGCCCGCTGAAGCGCTCTTTCACTACCGTCAACCACCGCCGTACTTCGACGTGCCGGCTCAGTCTGAGGCGGCCATCGGTGCCGCGCTGGTGTATGCGCTCTTTCACTGGGGGCTCTCGGCGTGGAGTGCGTACGCCGTCCTCGGAATCCCCATCGCGTACTTCGTCTTCGAACGGGGGGCCCCGCTTCGCATCTCTTCGATTCTGACCCCGTTTTTCGGCGTCGACGGGCTGGACTCGCTGTGGAGTCGACTCGTGGACACGCTGGCCGTCTTCGCGACCATCGGCGGGATCGCGACCTCGATCGCGCTCGTCTCACAGCAGTTCCTGACCGGCGTGGAGTTCCAGTGGGGTGTCCCCCCCGGAAATATGGGTCCCGTGCTGTTCGTGGGGGGACTGGCGACCGTGTTCGTCCTCTCGGCGGTGTCGGGGCTTCACCGGGGCATCCGGCGCATCGCAGGCCTCAACGTCGTCCTCTTTGGCCTCTTCGGAGCGCTCTTGCTCGCTGTCGGTCCGCGCGGGTTCATCGTAGATCGCGGGGGAGAGGCCGTCGGCTCGTACCTGTTCCATTTCATCCCGATGAGTCTCTACGCTTCGGGGTCGTGGGTGACCGAGTGGACTGTCTGGAACTGGGCGTGGTGGTTCTCGTGGGCGCCGTTCGCCGGACTGTTCCTCGCGGCGCTTTCCCGCGGTCGACGCCTCAGAACGGTCGTGCTGACGAGCGTCGGGGCCACGTCGGCCGCGACGGGCGCGTGGTTCCTCGTCTTCGGCGGGACGTCGCTATCGTTCCAACGCTCGGGAACCGTCGACATCCTGGCAGCGATCGAGGCGCGCGGTGGGAGCGAAGCCGTCGCCGGGTTTCCGCTGCTGTCGGCGCTCCCGCTGGGAGATCTCCTGTTGTTCCTGTTTCTGGCACTCATCGTCGTGTTCATCGTCACCTCCGCCGACACGTCCACACTGATCGCGGCGATCCTGGCGTCGCGGCGGGGCGTCGCCCCCTCCCGCAGTACAATCGCGCTCTGGGGTGGTGTACAGGCGACCGTCGCGCTGGCGGTGATTCTCGTCGGGGGCGGGGAAACTCTCCAAGCGCTGGCGGTGCTCACCGGTGCGCCCTTTTCCGTGTTAGCCATCCTGGCGATGGTCGGCCTCTCGCTCGCGCTGTATCGCGAGGAGCGCGGAGCGGGCCACACGTCGCTCGTCCGCCTCGCGCTCGACAAACTGCCGGACATTCAGACTCACCACGATATTGACCCTCCGGATCGCGAAAAATAG